A stretch of the Oncorhynchus mykiss isolate Arlee chromosome 23, USDA_OmykA_1.1, whole genome shotgun sequence genome encodes the following:
- the LOC110502551 gene encoding protein phosphatase 1 regulatory subunit 3C-B has translation MPGSVMPVDIAMQMYITHSPPLWSFLSSYENLRVKNRENHYKPLRPCISSQRPLEARKSPKTTIKIPKGKKKVVFADSKGMSLTAIHVFSKFDEKPVLSDLQFDLTDLENANMQLKISTMRSLVLDFPQPAADYLAFRNRLLKDSVCLENCTLQERSLTGTVKVRNLGFEKSVRVRLTVDSWKTHTDIDCTFINKVYSCQDTDTFTFVFDLPSYVHPYNKVEFCICFKSKDQVFWDNNDGENYMLKPIGWNGEDVQTLAKTIVEHKKPAEHNNGNKLLEMEFDQFGSPRLSSGLFPGWQSLGRIENGANYW, from the coding sequence ATGCCAGGCTCTGTTATGCCTGTAGATATTGCTATGCAGATGTACATCACACACTCTCCACCTCTCTGGAGCTTCCTCAGCTCCTATGAGAACTTGAGGGTCAAGAACCGGGAAAACCACTACAAGCCCCTCCGGCCCTGCATTAGCTCCCAAAGGCCCTTGGAGGCCCGGAAGAGCCCCAAGACCACCATAAAGATCCCCAAAGGCAAGAAGAAAGTGGTCTTTGCCGACTCCAAAGGCATGTCCCTCACAGCCATCCACGTCTTTTCAAAGTTCGATGAAAAGCCTGTGCTCTCCGACTTACAATTTGACCTTACAGACCTGGAGAATGCCAACATGCAGCTGAAGATCAGCACCATGCGAAGCCTGGTGCTGGACTTCCCCCAACCCGCTGCAGACTATCTGGCCTTCCGGAACCGTCTGTTGAAGGACTCTGTGTGCCTGGAAAACTGCACACTGCAGGAGAGGTCACTCACAGGCACTGTGAAAGTCCGAAACCTTGGCTTTGAGAAATCTGTCCGGGTCCGGTTGACCGTTGACTCATGGAAAACCCACACAGACATTGACTGCACCTTCATAAACAAAGTCTACAGTTGCCAGGACACAGATACATTCACCTTTGTCTTCGATCTGCCAAGTTACGTGCATCCTTATAATAAAGTTGAATTTTGCATATGTTTCAAGAGCAAAGACCAGGTTTTCTGGGACAATAATGATGGGGAAAACTACATGCTCAAACCCATTGGGTGGAATGGAGAGGATGTGCAAACACTGGCCAAAACCATTGTTGAGCATAAGAAACCAGCAGAGCACAACAATGGTAATAAACTACTGGAGATGGAGTTTGACCAGTTTGGAAGTCCCCGTTTATCAAGTGGACTCTTTCCTGGGTGGCAAAGCTTGGGCAGAATTGAGAATGGTGCCAACTACTGGTGA